A window from Thermomonas aquatica encodes these proteins:
- a CDS encoding tyrosine-type recombinase/integrase: MGYRRLAMGGNWIARYRNVEGKQVYQTLGAVSATNDYETAKVAARRWRVAVDAGVQTDRLLTVSDVCRDYTDALKAEGRERAETDARKRFDRIVHSDPIGSMRADKLTQRHLEAWMARMEAGEMKGRKRAAPSKATFNRNLTSLKAALNRAVSRREIPQDRSVEWASIKPHKSADGRRDVYLALPERKALLEAAEGDLRNFLTCIALTGCRPGDPAVLVRKDYDARSTTVKFRTKTGERIIPVSPAAKELFDRLAKDKLPKALMFTDGGEAWTAQAWAPKVKAAARKAGLTSNVVAYTLRHCWITDAIGSGMDVVTVARLTGTSIEMINKTYGHLVHAAAREKLASMEFV, encoded by the coding sequence GTGGGCTACCGCCGCCTGGCCATGGGCGGCAACTGGATCGCCCGCTACCGCAATGTGGAGGGCAAGCAGGTCTACCAGACCCTCGGCGCCGTATCGGCCACGAACGACTACGAAACCGCAAAGGTTGCGGCGCGGCGCTGGCGCGTCGCCGTTGACGCCGGGGTGCAGACCGACCGGCTGCTGACTGTCTCGGACGTTTGCCGCGACTACACCGACGCGTTGAAGGCTGAAGGCCGCGAGCGCGCCGAAACTGACGCTCGCAAGCGCTTTGACCGCATCGTGCACTCAGACCCAATCGGTAGCATGCGCGCCGACAAGCTCACCCAGCGGCACCTGGAAGCCTGGATGGCCAGGATGGAGGCCGGAGAGATGAAGGGGCGCAAGCGAGCCGCGCCCTCCAAGGCGACGTTCAATCGAAACCTCACCTCGCTCAAGGCCGCGCTCAATCGCGCAGTCAGTCGCCGAGAGATCCCCCAGGACCGCTCCGTTGAGTGGGCGTCCATCAAGCCGCACAAGAGCGCAGACGGGCGACGTGACGTGTACCTCGCGCTTCCCGAGAGGAAGGCACTGCTGGAGGCCGCAGAGGGCGACCTACGCAACTTCCTCACCTGCATCGCGTTGACCGGCTGCCGGCCGGGAGATCCCGCAGTCCTGGTGCGAAAGGACTATGACGCTCGAAGCACGACGGTCAAATTCCGCACCAAGACTGGCGAACGAATTATTCCGGTCTCACCCGCGGCGAAGGAGCTATTCGACAGGTTGGCCAAGGACAAGCTGCCCAAGGCGCTCATGTTCACCGACGGCGGGGAGGCCTGGACCGCACAAGCCTGGGCGCCGAAGGTGAAAGCTGCTGCACGAAAAGCCGGCCTGACCAGCAACGTTGTCGCGTACACCCTGAGGCATTGCTGGATCACGGACGCGATCGGCAGCGGCATGGATGTGGTGACGGTGGCCCGACTCACCGGCACGTCCATCGAAATGATCAACAAGACCTACGGGCATCTGGTGCATGCGGCCGCCCGAGAGAAGCTTGCGAGCATGGAGTTCGTTTAG
- a CDS encoding OmpA family protein: MTSQLKLAALAATLAAFTAGCATYTGQTNDPNDPNRTKRGALIGAAIGAAAGLLSGDDAVERRQRAMVGAGIGALAGGGIGAYQDRQEAELRRETAGTGIDVSRDGDVIKLNLPDGVTFDFAKYDLKPQFYPALNTIADTLKEYNQTIVEVSGHTDSVGSDAANQTLSERRANAVSSYLIGQGVVRERFEVVGMGERYPVASNDTDSGRALNRRVEIRLLPLKS; this comes from the coding sequence ATGACGTCCCAGCTCAAACTCGCCGCGCTTGCCGCCACCCTCGCGGCCTTCACCGCCGGCTGCGCCACCTACACCGGCCAGACCAACGATCCGAACGATCCCAACCGCACCAAGCGCGGTGCGCTGATCGGCGCGGCGATCGGCGCGGCCGCCGGCCTGCTCAGCGGCGACGATGCGGTCGAGCGGCGCCAGCGGGCGATGGTCGGCGCCGGCATCGGCGCACTCGCCGGCGGCGGCATCGGCGCCTACCAGGACCGGCAGGAAGCCGAACTGCGCCGCGAGACCGCCGGCACCGGCATCGACGTCAGCCGCGACGGCGACGTGATCAAGCTCAACCTGCCGGACGGGGTGACCTTCGACTTCGCCAAGTACGACCTGAAGCCGCAGTTCTACCCGGCGCTGAACACCATCGCCGACACCCTCAAGGAGTACAACCAGACCATCGTCGAGGTCAGCGGCCACACCGACAGCGTCGGCTCGGATGCCGCCAACCAGACCCTGTCGGAACGGCGCGCGAACGCGGTTTCCAGCTACCTGATCGGGCAGGGCGTGGTGCGCGAGCGGTTCGAGGTGGTGGGCATGGGCGAACGCTACCCGGTCGCCAGCAACGACACCGATTCCGGCCGCGCGCTCAACCGTCGCGTCGAGATCCGCCTGCTGCCGCTGAAGTCCTGA
- a CDS encoding WS/DGAT/MGAT family O-acyltransferase produces MATSKPRLKRAAEGPAKRLKREPMSRVDTAWLRMERPTNPMMITGVLMFAEQMSLVQLKKVIQQRFLAYARFKQKPVEGATGAQWVEDGDFDLDWHVRLSGLPGKGSPAAEKKALERFASQLASSPLDPTKPLWQFHLVERYQGGSALVARIHHCYADGIALVQVLLSLTDTSRDSSRASRLDKSWLKQDAAPVARRVGAVDRYMKLGGKMLEQGMAVYRDPTLAGLIAKEGGEIARELVTALALPDDPPSLLRGRLGVSKRVAWAEPLDLEEVKAVGRACDCTVNDVLMAAAAGALRGYMLERGENLEGMTLRATVPVNLRPLEHAKKLGNHFGLVFLELPVGEDNPLRRLERVADCMNQLKNSRQAIVAYGLLAALGIAPPAVQELALEMFSRKASAVATNVPGPQQPLYMAGCTLRDMMFWVPQTGSIGLGLSILSYRGQVHFGLISDARLIPDPDGVIRRFGAEFDKLLYLAMMGNWDVPLDAAAATALLEDATAA; encoded by the coding sequence ATGGCTACGTCGAAACCGCGCTTGAAGCGTGCCGCCGAGGGGCCTGCCAAGCGCCTGAAGCGCGAACCCATGTCGCGGGTCGATACCGCCTGGCTGCGGATGGAGCGGCCGACCAATCCGATGATGATCACCGGCGTGCTGATGTTCGCCGAGCAGATGTCGCTGGTGCAGTTGAAAAAGGTGATCCAGCAGCGCTTCCTGGCGTATGCGCGGTTCAAGCAGAAGCCGGTGGAAGGCGCGACCGGCGCGCAGTGGGTGGAAGACGGGGATTTCGACCTGGACTGGCATGTGCGCCTGTCCGGGTTGCCGGGCAAGGGCAGTCCCGCTGCGGAAAAGAAGGCGCTTGAGCGCTTCGCCAGCCAGCTGGCCTCGAGCCCGCTGGATCCGACCAAGCCGCTCTGGCAATTCCACCTGGTCGAACGCTACCAGGGCGGTTCGGCGCTGGTGGCGCGCATCCACCATTGCTATGCCGACGGCATCGCGCTGGTGCAGGTGCTGCTGTCGCTGACCGACACCAGCCGCGACTCCTCCAGGGCCAGCCGGCTCGACAAGAGCTGGCTGAAGCAGGATGCCGCGCCGGTCGCGCGTCGCGTCGGTGCGGTCGACAGGTACATGAAGCTCGGCGGCAAGATGCTGGAGCAGGGGATGGCGGTGTACCGCGACCCCACGCTCGCCGGCCTGATCGCCAAGGAAGGCGGCGAGATCGCCCGCGAACTGGTCACCGCGCTGGCATTGCCCGACGATCCGCCCTCGCTGCTGCGCGGCAGGCTGGGCGTGAGCAAGCGCGTGGCCTGGGCCGAACCGCTGGACCTCGAGGAAGTGAAGGCGGTCGGCCGCGCCTGCGACTGCACGGTCAACGACGTGCTGATGGCCGCGGCGGCCGGCGCGCTGCGCGGCTACATGCTCGAGCGCGGCGAGAACCTGGAGGGCATGACCCTGCGCGCCACCGTACCGGTCAACCTGCGGCCGCTGGAACACGCCAAGAAGCTGGGCAACCATTTCGGCTTGGTGTTCCTGGAATTGCCGGTCGGCGAAGACAATCCGCTGCGCCGCCTCGAGCGGGTCGCCGATTGTATGAATCAGTTGAAAAACTCACGGCAAGCCATTGTTGCATATGGCCTTTTAGCGGCACTTGGCATCGCGCCGCCGGCGGTGCAGGAACTGGCGCTGGAAATGTTCAGCCGCAAGGCCAGCGCGGTGGCGACCAATGTCCCGGGGCCGCAGCAACCGCTGTACATGGCCGGCTGCACCCTGCGCGACATGATGTTCTGGGTGCCGCAGACCGGCTCGATCGGGCTCGGCCTGTCGATCCTGAGCTACCGCGGCCAGGTGCACTTCGGACTGATCAGCGACGCCCGCCTGATCCCGGACCCGGACGGGGTGATCCGCCGCTTCGGCGCCGAATTCGACAAGCTCCTGTACCTGGCGATGATGGGCAATTGGGACGTGCCGCTGGACGCCGCGGCGGCGACGGCTTTGCTGGAAGACGCAACCGCGGCTTAA
- the alr gene encoding alanine racemase: protein MSDALGQRPTRIRVDLDALSHNLRAIRAHVGVPVMGIVKANAYGHGLVPVARQLEAQGVDQLGVAFVEEGIALRKAGIATPILVLGGIFGPQVAQFIVHGLEITVSSLDKLRQAEAAAESLGRKAVIHLKIDTGMERIGVHGYSAGPFIEAAVASQWCVLKGIYSHLACADDPASPMTLQQLERFEDACAHFARIGAPLPLRHLANSGGVLHFPQTWLDMVRPGIVLYGVLPDPASRPSIDLRPALSLVSQVVYFKVVRAGSTVSYGATWTAPHDTRIVTIPIGYGDGFPRALSSRGQALVHGRRLPIVGRICMDQFMLDLGPDGSAYNEDEVVLIGAQGSESIRAEDVARLAGTIPYEILTGLNERIPRVYSGG from the coding sequence ATGAGCGACGCCCTCGGCCAACGCCCCACCCGCATCCGCGTCGACCTCGACGCGCTGTCGCACAACCTGCGGGCGATCCGCGCCCATGTCGGGGTGCCGGTGATGGGCATCGTCAAGGCCAATGCCTACGGGCATGGCCTGGTGCCGGTGGCGCGGCAGCTGGAGGCGCAGGGCGTCGACCAGCTCGGCGTCGCCTTCGTGGAGGAAGGGATCGCGCTGCGCAAGGCGGGGATCGCCACCCCGATCCTGGTGCTGGGCGGCATCTTCGGCCCGCAGGTCGCGCAGTTCATCGTCCACGGCCTCGAGATCACCGTGTCCTCGCTGGACAAGCTACGCCAGGCCGAGGCCGCGGCAGAATCGCTGGGCCGCAAGGCGGTCATCCACCTCAAGATCGACACCGGGATGGAACGGATCGGGGTGCACGGCTATTCCGCCGGGCCCTTCATCGAAGCGGCGGTGGCATCGCAATGGTGCGTGCTGAAGGGCATCTATTCGCACCTGGCCTGCGCCGACGACCCGGCATCGCCGATGACCCTGCAACAGCTCGAACGCTTCGAGGACGCTTGCGCGCACTTCGCGCGCATCGGCGCACCGCTGCCGCTGCGCCACCTCGCCAATTCCGGCGGGGTGCTGCACTTCCCGCAGACCTGGCTGGACATGGTGCGGCCCGGGATCGTGCTGTACGGGGTGCTGCCGGATCCGGCCTCGCGGCCGAGCATCGACCTGCGGCCGGCGCTGTCGCTGGTTTCGCAGGTCGTGTACTTCAAGGTGGTGCGGGCCGGCAGCACGGTCAGCTACGGCGCCACCTGGACGGCGCCGCACGACACCCGCATCGTGACCATCCCGATCGGCTACGGCGACGGTTTCCCGCGCGCGCTGTCCTCGCGCGGGCAGGCGCTGGTGCACGGGCGCCGCCTGCCCATCGTCGGCCGCATCTGCATGGACCAGTTCATGCTGGACCTGGGCCCGGATGGCAGCGCCTACAACGAGGACGAAGTGGTATTGATCGGTGCGCAGGGAAGCGAATCGATCCGCGCCGAGGACGTGGCGCGGCTGGCCGGCACCATCCCCTACGAAATCCTGACCGGGCTCAACGAACGCATCCCGCGCGTGTACTCCGGCGGTTGA
- a CDS encoding replicative DNA helicase encodes MSARPQQRRDQYDTRIEQLRVPPQSVDAEQAVLGGLMLDPNAFDRVADQLTDADFYRRDHQLIYRAIRELAEKNKPFDAVTLGEWFDSQGLGEQVAGGAYLVELASTTPSAANIKAYAEIVRDKAVLRQLIDVGTGIVNDGFQPEGRDSAELLAKAEQEVFAIAEAGARGKQDFTPVRKALIEAFDVLQTRNANGGGITGLPSGYTEFDEMTAGLQPTDLVILAARPSMGKTTLALNIAEYAALKSKKAVAVFSMEMSASQLALRMISSVGRVNATRLRTGALEDEDWSRVSSAIQLMRDIKVFIDDTPALSPDVLRAKARRLKREHDLGLIMIDYLQLMAVPGNSENRATEISEISRSLKALAKELNVPVIALSQLNRSLEQRADKRPVMADLRESGAIEQDADMIVFIYRDDYYNKENSPDKGLAEIIIGKQRNGPTGSFKLKFFGEYTRFDNLAHDSVGSFE; translated from the coding sequence ATGAGCGCACGACCGCAGCAGCGTCGCGACCAGTACGACACCCGCATCGAACAGTTGCGGGTGCCGCCGCAGTCGGTGGATGCCGAGCAGGCCGTGCTCGGCGGCCTGATGCTGGATCCGAACGCGTTCGACCGCGTCGCCGACCAGCTCACCGATGCCGACTTCTACCGCCGCGACCACCAGCTGATCTACCGCGCGATCCGCGAACTGGCGGAAAAGAACAAGCCGTTCGACGCGGTGACCCTCGGCGAGTGGTTCGATTCGCAGGGGCTAGGCGAACAGGTCGCCGGCGGCGCCTACCTGGTCGAACTGGCCAGCACCACGCCGAGCGCGGCCAACATCAAGGCCTATGCCGAGATCGTCCGCGACAAGGCGGTGCTGCGCCAGCTGATCGACGTCGGCACCGGCATCGTCAACGACGGCTTCCAGCCGGAAGGCCGCGATTCCGCCGAACTGCTGGCCAAGGCCGAGCAGGAAGTCTTCGCCATCGCCGAGGCCGGCGCGCGCGGCAAGCAGGACTTCACCCCGGTGCGCAAGGCGCTGATCGAAGCCTTCGACGTGCTGCAGACCCGCAACGCGAATGGCGGCGGCATCACCGGCCTCCCCAGCGGCTACACCGAATTCGACGAGATGACCGCCGGCCTGCAGCCCACCGACCTGGTGATCCTGGCCGCGCGCCCGTCGATGGGCAAGACCACGCTGGCGCTGAACATCGCCGAATACGCCGCGCTGAAGTCGAAGAAGGCGGTGGCGGTGTTCTCGATGGAAATGTCGGCCAGCCAGCTCGCGCTGCGCATGATTTCCTCGGTCGGCCGGGTCAACGCCACCCGCCTGCGCACCGGCGCCCTGGAGGACGAGGACTGGAGCCGCGTGTCCAGCGCGATCCAGCTGATGCGCGACATCAAGGTGTTCATCGACGACACCCCGGCGCTGTCGCCGGACGTGCTGCGCGCCAAGGCGCGCCGGCTCAAGCGCGAGCACGACCTCGGCCTGATCATGATCGACTACCTGCAGCTGATGGCGGTGCCGGGCAACAGCGAGAACCGCGCGACCGAGATCTCGGAGATCTCGCGCTCGCTGAAGGCGCTGGCGAAGGAACTCAACGTGCCGGTGATCGCCCTGTCGCAGCTCAACCGCTCGCTGGAACAGCGCGCCGACAAGCGCCCGGTGATGGCCGACCTGCGCGAATCCGGCGCGATCGAGCAGGACGCGGACATGATCGTGTTCATCTACCGCGACGATTACTACAACAAGGAAAATTCGCCGGACAAGGGCCTGGCCGAGATCATCATCGGCAAGCAGCGCAACGGCCCGACCGGATCGTTCAAGCTGAAATTCTTCGGCGAATACACCCGCTTCGACAACCTGGCGCACGATTCGGTGGGCAGCTTCGAATAA
- the rplI gene encoding 50S ribosomal protein L9: MQLILLQKVVNLGNLGDKVNVKPGYGRNFLVPQGKAVPATAANLAEFEAKRADYEAKAQASLEGANARQAKLADASVTISANASTEGKLYGSVGPREIAEAITKQLGVEVGKSEVVMGEGPLRHTGEHEIVVHLHADVETKLKVVVVPDAA; the protein is encoded by the coding sequence ATGCAACTGATCCTCCTGCAGAAAGTCGTGAACCTCGGCAACCTCGGCGACAAGGTCAACGTCAAGCCGGGCTACGGCCGCAACTTCCTGGTCCCGCAGGGCAAGGCCGTGCCGGCCACCGCCGCCAACCTGGCCGAGTTCGAAGCCAAGCGCGCCGACTACGAAGCCAAGGCCCAGGCCTCGCTGGAAGGCGCCAACGCGCGCCAGGCCAAGCTGGCCGACGCCAGCGTCACCATCAGCGCCAACGCCTCGACCGAAGGCAAGCTGTACGGCTCGGTCGGCCCGCGCGAGATCGCCGAGGCGATCACCAAGCAGCTCGGCGTCGAAGTCGGCAAGTCGGAAGTGGTGATGGGCGAAGGCCCGCTGCGCCACACCGGCGAGCACGAAATCGTCGTGCACCTGCACGCCGACGTCGAGACCAAGCTCAAGGTGGTCGTGGTGCCGGACGCCGCGTAA
- the rpsR gene encoding 30S ribosomal protein S18, producing the protein MSKFFRRRKFCKFTAEGVTEIDYKDLNTLRQYLTETGKIVPSRITGTKSKYQRQLQSAVKRARFLALIPYTDNHNV; encoded by the coding sequence ATGTCCAAGTTCTTCCGCCGCCGCAAGTTCTGCAAGTTCACCGCCGAGGGCGTGACCGAGATCGACTACAAGGATCTCAACACCCTGCGCCAGTACCTGACCGAGACCGGCAAGATCGTGCCCAGCCGCATCACCGGCACCAAGTCGAAGTACCAGCGCCAGCTGCAGTCGGCCGTCAAGCGCGCCCGCTTCCTGGCCCTGATCCCGTACACCGACAACCACAACGTCTGA
- the rpsF gene encoding 30S ribosomal protein S6, whose amino-acid sequence MRHYEIVFLVHPDQSEQVPAMIERYKGSIEAGNGTIHRLEDWGRRQLAYPIQNLVKAHYVLMNVEAEQAVLDELVDGFRFNDAVLRHLVMRRDDAVTEQSLIMKNKDEKGDKPERGDRRRRDDESDSAVGTGDTESAEAA is encoded by the coding sequence ATGCGTCATTACGAAATCGTGTTCCTGGTCCATCCGGACCAGAGCGAGCAGGTGCCCGCCATGATCGAGCGCTACAAGGGCTCGATCGAAGCCGGCAACGGCACCATCCACCGCCTGGAAGACTGGGGCCGCCGCCAGCTGGCGTACCCGATCCAGAACCTGGTCAAGGCCCACTACGTGCTGATGAACGTGGAAGCCGAGCAGGCCGTGCTCGACGAACTGGTCGACGGCTTCCGCTTCAACGACGCCGTGCTGCGCCACCTGGTGATGCGCCGCGACGACGCGGTGACCGAACAGTCCCTGATCATGAAGAACAAGGACGAGAAGGGCGACAAGCCGGAGCGCGGCGACCGCCGCCGCCGCGACGACGAGAGCGACAGTGCCGTCGGCACTGGCGACACCGAATCCGCCGAAGCCGCCTAA
- a CDS encoding HesB/IscA family protein translates to MAITLTESAHARIQGYLDADPAALGLRFGVAKTGCSGWGYKVDMARGMDPDDTVFDAGGIGIYVDAASLPLVDGTEIDFIKQGLNEQFVFRNPNVAGECGCGESFTTDADKAA, encoded by the coding sequence ATGGCCATCACCCTCACCGAATCCGCCCACGCCCGCATCCAGGGCTACCTCGATGCCGACCCGGCCGCGCTGGGCCTGCGTTTCGGCGTGGCCAAGACCGGCTGCTCCGGCTGGGGCTACAAGGTGGACATGGCCCGCGGCATGGACCCGGACGACACCGTGTTCGACGCCGGCGGCATCGGCATCTACGTGGATGCCGCCAGCCTGCCGCTGGTGGACGGCACCGAGATCGACTTCATCAAGCAGGGGCTGAACGAGCAGTTCGTGTTCCGCAACCCGAACGTGGCCGGCGAGTGCGGCTGCGGCGAGTCGTTCACCACCGACGCCGACAAGGCCGCCTGA
- the asnS gene encoding asparagine--tRNA ligase, which yields MTSMSVAQALAGHAPEGGQVTVKGWVRTRRDSKAGLSFVNVSDGSCFAPIQVVAPDTLPNYESEVKHLTTSCAVICTGTLVKSQGQGQSFELQASNIEVTGWVEDPLTYPMQPKQHSLEYLREFAHLRPRTNLFGAVTRIRHCLAQAVHRFFHERQFYWISTPIITTSDAEGAGQMFRVSTLDMANLPRGKDGQVDFSRDFFGKETFLTVSGQLNVEAYCLALSKVYTFGPTFRAENSNTTRHLAEFWMIEPEIAFADLNDDADLAEDFLKYLFRAVLDERGDDMAFIAERVQKDAITRLEGFINAPFERIDYSDAIGLLQKSGKKFEFPVEWGLDLQTEHERWLTEEHVGRPVVVMNYPEQIKAFYMRINDDGRTVAAMDVLAPGIGEIIGGSQREERLDVLDARMAQFGLDPEHYGWYRDFRRYGTVPHAGFGLGFERLVVYVCGLANIRDAIAYPRAPGSAEF from the coding sequence ATGACGAGCATGTCGGTAGCCCAGGCATTGGCCGGACACGCGCCCGAGGGCGGGCAAGTGACCGTGAAGGGCTGGGTGCGCACCCGCCGCGATTCCAAGGCCGGCCTGAGTTTCGTCAACGTCAGCGACGGTTCCTGCTTCGCGCCGATCCAGGTGGTGGCGCCGGACACCCTGCCCAACTACGAGTCCGAGGTGAAGCACCTGACCACCAGCTGCGCGGTGATCTGCACCGGCACCCTGGTGAAGTCGCAGGGCCAGGGCCAGAGCTTCGAGCTGCAGGCATCGAACATCGAAGTCACCGGCTGGGTCGAGGATCCCCTCACCTACCCGATGCAGCCCAAGCAGCACTCGCTGGAATACCTGCGCGAATTCGCCCACCTGCGCCCGCGCACCAACCTGTTCGGCGCGGTCACCCGCATCCGCCATTGCCTGGCGCAGGCCGTGCACCGCTTCTTCCACGAGCGCCAGTTCTACTGGATCAGCACGCCGATCATCACCACCTCCGATGCCGAAGGCGCCGGCCAGATGTTCCGCGTGTCGACCCTGGACATGGCCAACCTGCCGCGCGGCAAGGACGGCCAGGTCGATTTCAGCCGCGACTTCTTCGGCAAGGAAACCTTCCTGACCGTGTCCGGCCAGCTCAATGTCGAGGCGTACTGCCTGGCGCTGAGCAAGGTCTATACCTTCGGCCCGACCTTCCGCGCCGAGAACAGCAACACCACCCGCCACCTGGCCGAGTTCTGGATGATCGAGCCGGAGATCGCCTTCGCCGATCTCAACGACGATGCCGACCTCGCCGAGGACTTCCTCAAGTACCTGTTCCGCGCGGTGCTGGACGAACGCGGTGACGACATGGCCTTCATCGCCGAGCGCGTGCAGAAGGACGCGATCACCCGGCTGGAAGGCTTCATCAACGCACCGTTCGAGCGCATCGACTACAGCGACGCGATCGGCCTGCTGCAGAAGTCCGGCAAGAAGTTCGAGTTCCCGGTCGAATGGGGCCTGGACCTGCAGACCGAGCACGAGCGCTGGCTGACCGAGGAACACGTGGGCCGCCCGGTGGTGGTGATGAACTACCCGGAACAGATCAAGGCCTTCTACATGCGCATCAACGACGATGGCCGCACCGTCGCCGCGATGGACGTGCTGGCGCCCGGCATCGGCGAGATCATCGGCGGCAGCCAGCGCGAGGAACGCCTGGACGTCCTCGACGCGCGCATGGCGCAGTTCGGCCTGGATCCGGAGCACTACGGCTGGTACCGCGATTTCCGCCGCTACGGCACCGTGCCGCATGCCGGTTTCGGCCTCGGTTTCGAACGCCTGGTGGTCTACGTCTGCGGGCTGGCCAACATCCGCGACGCGATCGCCTACCCGCGCGCGCCCGGCAGCGCGGAGTTCTAA
- a CDS encoding SDR family oxidoreductase — protein MNLDLGGKHALVCGGSEGIGRATAIELALLGADITLLARREEALRETLAALSANGTQKHGYLVADVSQMQALGKDVAALAAGKPVQILINNTGGPPGGAAHAAGIEAYLDAFNKHLVANQTLLQAVLPGMRVAHWGRIVNVISTSVYEPIPNLGVSNTIRGAVASWAKTLSRELGGDGITVNNVLPGYTRTQRLDQILTDRSAASGKPQDEIAKAMLASVPAGRFAEAGEIGGVIAFLCTQAAAYVNGQSLAVDGGRMQSI, from the coding sequence ATGAACCTCGACCTCGGCGGCAAACACGCGCTGGTCTGTGGTGGCTCCGAAGGCATCGGCCGAGCTACTGCCATCGAACTGGCGTTGCTTGGCGCGGATATCACCCTGCTCGCCCGTCGCGAAGAGGCCCTGCGCGAGACGCTGGCCGCACTGTCGGCGAATGGCACGCAAAAGCACGGTTATCTCGTCGCAGACGTGTCGCAGATGCAGGCACTGGGCAAAGACGTGGCGGCGCTGGCCGCCGGCAAGCCCGTGCAGATCCTGATCAACAACACCGGCGGCCCGCCGGGCGGTGCCGCGCATGCGGCCGGCATCGAGGCCTACCTTGACGCCTTCAACAAGCACCTCGTCGCCAACCAGACCCTGCTGCAGGCGGTGCTGCCGGGCATGCGCGTCGCGCACTGGGGCCGCATCGTCAACGTGATCTCGACCTCGGTGTACGAGCCGATCCCCAATCTCGGCGTGTCCAACACCATCCGCGGCGCGGTGGCGAGCTGGGCCAAGACCCTGTCGCGCGAACTCGGCGGCGACGGCATCACCGTCAACAACGTGCTGCCCGGCTACACCCGCACCCAGCGGCTGGACCAGATCCTGACGGATCGCAGCGCGGCCAGCGGCAAGCCGCAGGACGAGATCGCCAAGGCGATGCTGGCCAGCGTGCCGGCCGGCCGTTTCGCCGAGGCCGGCGAGATCGGCGGCGTCATCGCCTTCCTGTGCACGCAGGCCGCCGCCTACGTCAACGGCCAGTCGCTCGCGGTGGATGGCGGCCGCATGCAGTCGATCTGA